The following are encoded together in the Magnetospirillum gryphiswaldense MSR-1 v2 genome:
- a CDS encoding thiamine pyrophosphate-dependent enzyme, translating into MTQANNDPRARQPRFRGLEAGHRACQGCGEALAARLVTESAGPDVILTNATGCLEVFTTPWPQSAWRVPWLHSLFENSAAIASGVEAALKAQGRRSKVIAMGGDGGTFDIGFQALSGMLERMHNVLYVCYDNEAYMNTGIQRSGSTPHAAMTTTSPPGKERMGKRHLKKDLLSIIAAHHIPYAASASVAYPQDLRRKVRRAMEIDGPTFLLVHSPCPLGWGHDGSETIQVARLAVQTGLFPLVELERGEVASVMPLRQKVPVTEYLKLQGRFRHLFVDSDHRAREEREHLQALADYNMERYGLFGDGDDPFDADGADTVRRGGPARA; encoded by the coding sequence ATGACCCAAGCCAACAACGATCCCCGTGCCCGTCAACCACGGTTTCGCGGGCTCGAGGCCGGCCATCGCGCCTGTCAGGGCTGTGGCGAGGCCCTAGCCGCCCGCCTGGTCACCGAATCCGCCGGCCCCGACGTCATCCTGACCAACGCCACCGGCTGCCTGGAAGTGTTCACCACGCCGTGGCCGCAATCGGCGTGGCGGGTGCCGTGGCTGCATTCCCTGTTCGAGAACTCGGCGGCCATCGCTTCGGGCGTCGAGGCGGCGTTGAAGGCGCAAGGGCGGCGCAGCAAGGTCATCGCCATGGGCGGTGACGGCGGTACCTTCGATATCGGCTTCCAGGCGCTGTCGGGCATGCTGGAACGCATGCACAACGTGCTTTACGTCTGCTACGACAACGAAGCCTATATGAATACCGGCATCCAGCGTTCGGGCTCGACCCCGCATGCGGCGATGACCACCACCTCGCCGCCGGGCAAGGAGCGCATGGGCAAGAGGCACCTGAAAAAGGACCTGCTGTCCATCATCGCCGCCCACCACATCCCTTATGCCGCCAGCGCCTCGGTCGCCTACCCCCAGGATTTGCGCCGTAAGGTACGCCGGGCCATGGAAATCGACGGTCCCACCTTCCTGCTGGTTCACTCCCCCTGCCCGCTCGGATGGGGCCATGACGGCAGCGAAACGATCCAGGTGGCCCGCCTAGCGGTGCAGACCGGACTGTTCCCGCTGGTGGAATTGGAACGGGGCGAAGTGGCCTCGGTGATGCCGCTACGGCAAAAGGTGCCGGTCACCGAATATCTGAAGCTGCAAGGCCGCTTCCGTCATCTGTTCGTTGACAGCGACCATCGGGCGCGGGAAGAGCGCGAGCATCTGCAAGCCCTGGCCGATTACAACATGGAACGCTATGGCCTGTTTGGCGACGGTGACGATCCGTTCGATGCCGACGGCGCCGACACGGTGCGCCGTGGCGGCCCAGCCCGAGCCTGA
- a CDS encoding pyruvate synthase subunit porA, with amino-acid sequence MLEALEGSAAIARAVARCRPGVVAAYPITPQTHIVENISKLVADGKLQTELVSVESEFSAASVALGASAAGSRAYTASSSQGILLMTEVLFNISGMRLPVVLTCANRAIGAPINIWNDHSDSMAVRDCGWIQLHCADNQEAIDTSIQAFRIAEATELPVMVCMDGFILTHTLEPLEIPDQDVVDRYLPPFRFDRMLDPKNPLSLGTLVGPEYFSETRHLAHQALMAATSTIVDVDREWQTLTGRSAGGLLTVEGPENAKIGVLAMGSVVSTFREALDTLKTRKKAKLINLRAFRPLPDQALREACAGLSDLVVVDRALSPGFGGILGGEIKAALSGMAKMPRIHNVAIGLGGRDVPLEMWPRLLDVPSEDGGFRILDLEPAKLGEVP; translated from the coding sequence ATGCTTGAAGCCCTCGAGGGATCGGCCGCCATCGCCCGCGCCGTTGCCCGCTGCCGTCCCGGCGTGGTCGCCGCCTATCCGATCACACCGCAGACCCATATCGTCGAGAACATCTCGAAGCTGGTGGCCGACGGCAAGTTGCAAACCGAGCTGGTCAGCGTGGAAAGCGAGTTTTCCGCCGCTTCCGTCGCCTTGGGCGCGTCGGCCGCCGGCTCACGCGCTTATACCGCGTCGTCGTCGCAAGGTATTTTGCTGATGACCGAGGTCTTGTTCAACATCTCGGGCATGCGCCTGCCGGTGGTGCTGACCTGCGCCAACCGGGCCATCGGCGCCCCCATCAACATCTGGAACGATCATTCCGATTCCATGGCGGTGCGTGATTGCGGCTGGATTCAACTGCATTGCGCCGATAACCAGGAAGCGATCGACACCAGCATCCAGGCCTTCCGCATCGCCGAGGCCACCGAATTGCCGGTGATGGTGTGCATGGACGGCTTCATCCTCACCCATACCCTGGAACCCCTGGAAATCCCAGACCAGGACGTGGTCGATCGCTATCTGCCGCCATTTCGTTTCGACCGCATGCTCGACCCGAAAAACCCACTGTCCCTGGGCACCCTTGTGGGACCGGAATATTTCTCCGAGACCCGTCACCTCGCCCATCAGGCCTTGATGGCTGCCACGTCAACCATTGTTGACGTTGACCGCGAATGGCAAACCCTGACCGGGCGCAGCGCTGGCGGTCTGTTAACCGTGGAGGGGCCGGAAAACGCCAAGATCGGCGTTTTGGCCATGGGCTCGGTGGTGTCCACCTTCCGCGAGGCGCTGGACACGCTGAAAACCAGGAAGAAAGCCAAGCTGATCAACCTGCGCGCCTTCCGCCCCCTGCCCGATCAGGCCTTGCGCGAGGCCTGCGCCGGCCTGAGCGATCTGGTGGTGGTCGATCGCGCCTTGTCGCCCGGTTTCGGCGGCATCTTGGGCGGCGAGATCAAGGCGGCCCTGTCGGGCATGGCCAAGATGCCTCGCATCCACAACGTGGCCATCGGCCTGGGCGGGCGCGACGTGCCGCTGGAAATGTGGCCGCGTCTGCTCGACGTACCGAGCGAGGATGGCGGCTTCCGTATTCTCGACCTGGAACCGGCCAAGCTGGGAGAGGTGCCATGA
- a CDS encoding 2-oxoacid:acceptor oxidoreductase family protein produces the protein MIEVRIHGRGGQGNVVAAYLLATAAFETGQHCQAFPSFGAERRGAPVTAYVRIAAQPIRRRCQVANPAFLLVQDAGLLHIPSTLEGLKPGGGILVNSPHSSTELTEEYGRPMVAVPATALAQDILGRPVPNVALLSAFLALTGMMPASALVKALAHRFKGDVLERNTRLIEAATTQVIAGAWQEVAHA, from the coding sequence ATGATCGAAGTCCGGATACACGGACGGGGCGGCCAGGGCAATGTCGTCGCGGCCTATTTGCTGGCCACGGCGGCGTTCGAGACTGGCCAGCATTGCCAAGCCTTTCCATCTTTCGGTGCCGAGCGGCGCGGGGCTCCGGTCACCGCCTATGTCCGCATCGCCGCCCAGCCCATCCGCCGCCGCTGCCAGGTGGCCAATCCGGCTTTTCTGCTGGTTCAGGATGCCGGCCTGCTGCATATCCCCTCCACCTTGGAGGGACTGAAGCCGGGCGGCGGCATCCTGGTCAACTCCCCCCATTCGTCAACCGAGTTGACGGAAGAATACGGGCGCCCGATGGTTGCCGTGCCGGCCACCGCCCTGGCCCAGGATATCCTGGGCCGTCCTGTCCCCAATGTCGCCTTGTTGTCAGCTTTTCTCGCCTTGACCGGAATGATGCCGGCCAGCGCCTTGGTCAAGGCCTTGGCCCATCGCTTCAAGGGCGACGTGCTAGAGCGCAACACCCGTCTGATCGAAGCCGCCACCACCCAGGTCATTGCCGGAGCGTGGCAGGAGGTGGCCCATGCTTGA
- a CDS encoding protein-L-isoaspartate O-methyltransferase family protein has protein sequence MNFTAARHNMIESQIRTNRVIDPAVVGALAEIPRESFVPKPMRGFAYVDEDLDIGGGRVIIEPLALARLLEAAKIKSTDVVLNIGDAPGYSTAVLSKLAQTVVALECDAEWTVKATTSLNDLGIDNAAFVHGPLDQGYPAQAPYDVIIFSGAVNEVPASICRQLSEGGRLVAIIDNGRGVGRGTLIVRVGDTWGRRHLFDARIPLLPGFAAKPKFVF, from the coding sequence ATGAACTTCACCGCCGCCCGACACAACATGATCGAAAGCCAAATTCGTACCAATCGGGTGATTGACCCCGCCGTGGTCGGCGCCTTGGCCGAGATTCCGCGGGAAAGCTTCGTGCCCAAGCCCATGCGGGGCTTTGCCTATGTGGACGAGGATCTGGATATCGGCGGCGGTCGCGTCATCATTGAGCCCCTGGCCCTGGCCCGTCTGCTGGAGGCGGCCAAGATCAAGTCCACCGACGTGGTGCTGAATATCGGCGATGCTCCGGGATATTCCACCGCCGTACTGTCCAAGCTGGCACAAACCGTGGTGGCGCTGGAATGTGACGCCGAATGGACGGTCAAGGCCACCACGTCGCTGAACGATCTGGGCATCGACAATGCCGCATTCGTCCATGGTCCGTTGGACCAGGGCTATCCGGCCCAAGCTCCTTATGACGTCATCATCTTTTCGGGGGCGGTCAATGAAGTTCCGGCCTCCATCTGCCGCCAGCTTTCCGAAGGCGGACGTCTGGTTGCCATCATCGACAACGGCCGTGGCGTCGGTCGCGGAACCCTGATCGTTCGCGTTGGCGATACCTGGGGGCGCCGCCACTTGTTTGACGCCCGCATCCCGTTGCTGCCCGGTTTTGCCGCCAAGCCTAAATTCGTCTTTTGA
- a CDS encoding TolC family outer membrane protein, with translation MRKAYLLAGIAAVVVGLAAPLGASAETLEEVLASAYATNPTLLARRAQLRASDEAVPQALSNWRPKVTFTGEVARGRYESNTSSQGREQGRTSETGTLLVTQPLYRGGRTVAETRKAEASVLANRADLHVNEQTVLLSAASSYLDVVRDEAVLNLNVNNEQVLRRQLEAAQERFRVGEITRTDVSQAEARLAGAIADRAAAEGALQNSRAKFITVVGRPAEKPAAPKQAVAVPGSFDEVKSTTLAKNPSVIYSDWTAEAAKHDIDLKFGELLPEVSLVGEASRGHNTSQQGNETETLEAALKLSVPIYEAGDVYSQVRETKHTYGRRKIEADKARRDALESATKAWEDLASNRSKIRSLEAQLRASELALAGVEEEAKVGSRTVLDVLNAEQELFTARVNLVRAQRDETVSAYTLKSALGEMTADGLALSVEVYDPTKNYNDVRGRWIGTGIDQKYDE, from the coding sequence ATGAGGAAAGCGTATTTGCTGGCGGGTATTGCCGCTGTCGTCGTCGGTCTGGCTGCTCCCTTGGGCGCCTCGGCGGAAACGCTGGAAGAGGTTCTGGCTTCCGCTTATGCCACGAACCCCACTTTGCTGGCGCGACGCGCCCAGTTGCGCGCCTCGGACGAGGCGGTGCCACAGGCGCTGTCCAATTGGCGCCCCAAGGTGACCTTCACCGGCGAAGTGGCGCGCGGTCGTTACGAAAGCAATACCAGTTCGCAGGGGCGCGAGCAGGGGCGTACATCCGAGACCGGCACCTTGTTGGTGACCCAGCCGCTTTATCGCGGCGGTCGCACCGTGGCGGAAACGCGCAAGGCCGAAGCCAGCGTGTTGGCCAATCGGGCCGATCTGCATGTCAACGAACAAACCGTGCTGCTGAGTGCCGCCTCGTCCTATCTGGATGTGGTCCGCGACGAGGCGGTGCTGAACCTGAACGTCAATAACGAGCAGGTGTTGCGCCGTCAGTTGGAGGCCGCGCAGGAACGTTTCCGCGTCGGTGAAATCACCCGTACCGACGTCAGTCAGGCCGAAGCCCGTTTGGCCGGTGCCATCGCCGACCGTGCTGCCGCCGAGGGGGCATTGCAGAACTCGCGCGCCAAGTTCATCACCGTCGTTGGACGTCCGGCGGAAAAGCCGGCGGCGCCCAAGCAGGCGGTGGCCGTGCCCGGTTCCTTCGACGAGGTGAAGTCGACCACCTTAGCCAAGAACCCCAGTGTGATTTATTCCGATTGGACTGCCGAGGCGGCCAAGCACGACATCGACCTGAAGTTCGGTGAGTTGTTGCCGGAAGTCTCGCTGGTCGGTGAAGCCAGCCGCGGGCATAACACCTCGCAGCAGGGTAACGAAACCGAGACCCTGGAAGCGGCCTTGAAGTTGAGTGTGCCCATTTACGAAGCCGGCGATGTTTATTCGCAGGTGCGTGAAACCAAGCACACCTATGGCCGCCGCAAGATCGAAGCCGACAAGGCTCGGCGCGACGCGCTGGAAAGTGCCACCAAGGCTTGGGAAGACTTGGCGTCCAACCGCAGCAAGATCCGGTCGCTGGAAGCGCAGCTGCGCGCCTCGGAGCTGGCACTAGCCGGTGTCGAGGAAGAGGCCAAGGTCGGTTCGCGCACCGTTCTCGACGTTTTGAACGCGGAACAGGAACTGTTCACGGCCCGCGTCAATTTGGTGCGGGCGCAACGTGACGAAACGGTCAGCGCCTATACCTTGAAGTCGGCTTTGGGTGAAATGACCGCCGATGGATTGGCCTTGTCGGTGGAAGTGTACGACCCGACCAAGAACTATAACGATGTTCGCGGACGCTGGATCGGCACTGGGATCGATCAAAAATACGACGAATAA
- a CDS encoding DUF2497 domain-containing protein, which yields MSDDKAQQEPSMEDILASIRRILSEDEAEEQAKAPMPEPEPEPEPEPEPAPLPQDDIDALFAQAAPQPEPEPEPEPEPLILSEPEEDEDILELTDDMVLDDEEPEPAFNINDFAADTGDYDYEPEPEPPPVVMPPPPRRAAPMVDDDHLVSPPVADRSTSLLSDLAREIVRARAIGIGNGGVTLEDMVRELLRPILKEWLDENLPYMIERIVKKEIEKMVNRAENL from the coding sequence ATGAGCGACGACAAGGCCCAACAAGAACCCTCAATGGAGGATATCCTCGCCTCGATCCGACGCATTTTGTCGGAGGACGAGGCGGAGGAGCAGGCCAAGGCTCCCATGCCGGAACCTGAACCCGAGCCGGAGCCCGAGCCGGAACCGGCTCCGCTGCCTCAGGACGATATCGATGCGTTGTTCGCTCAGGCGGCGCCGCAGCCGGAACCCGAGCCTGAGCCGGAACCAGAACCGCTTATTCTGAGTGAGCCGGAAGAGGATGAAGACATCCTTGAGCTGACCGATGATATGGTTCTGGATGACGAAGAACCCGAGCCGGCCTTCAACATCAATGACTTTGCCGCCGATACCGGTGATTACGATTACGAACCGGAACCCGAGCCGCCGCCGGTGGTCATGCCGCCGCCGCCGCGCCGTGCAGCGCCGATGGTGGATGACGACCATCTGGTGTCGCCGCCGGTGGCTGACCGCAGCACCTCGTTGCTGTCCGATCTGGCGCGTGAGATCGTGCGTGCCCGCGCCATCGGCATTGGCAATGGCGGCGTCACCTTGGAAGACATGGTGCGCGAGTTGTTGCGCCCTATCCTCAAGGAATGGCTTGATGAAAACCTGCCGTACATGATCGAGCGGATCGTCAAGAAGGAAATCGAGAAGATGGTAAATCGCGCAGAGAACCTTTAG
- a CDS encoding valine--tRNA ligase, which translates to MLDKTYRPSEVEPKHYEQWENSGAFAARTESNQSPYTIMMPPPNVTGSLHMGHALTFTLQDVLIRYHRMAGRDALWQPGTDHAGIATQMVVERQLEAKGITRHDLGRDKFIERVWEWKAESGGTITRQLRRLGASPDWAKERFTMDEGLSAAVRKVFVTLYKQGLIYRDKRLVNWDPKLHTAISDLEVEQREVKGHMWHFKYPVEGMADTYITVATTRPETMLGDSAVAVHPEDERYTHLVGKMVRLPIVGRLIPIVADEYSDPTKGTGAVKITPAHDFNDFEVGKRHDLPQINILDRDAKLNDAVPEEYRGMDRYDARKKVVAAMEELGLLDKIEPNPHTVPYGDRSGVVIEPWLTDQWYVDAATLAKPALEAVETGKTKFHPKHWENTYYEWMRNIQPWCVSRQIWWGHQVPAWYGPDGHVFVEEVEAEANAAAAAHYGHSVELVRDTDVLDTWFSSALWPFSTLGWPEQTPELARYYPTDVLVTGFDIIFFWVARMMMMGIHFMGDVPFKDIYIHALVRDEKGQKMSKSKGNVIDPLDLMDKYGCDAVRFTLAALAAQGRDIKLAEGRVEGYRNFATKLWNAARFCQMNECAPVDGFDPRGVTEIVNRWVIGKVAETADKVAQALSGYRYDAAAGAAYQFVWGTFCDWYLEFAKPIFSGSDEAAKAETRATAAWVFDTILHILHPFMPFITEELWAQMGDGRDVKLMLRPWPVLPGLHDAAAEEEMDWVVRMISTIRGVRSEMNVPPSTQVDLLATGLTATKKQWAKTHAELINRLARLAVLETAADPQRVAQAFSHGAAQMVVDEATLVLPLAGVIDVDKERQRLEKEVTRVDGEIAKVDKKFANPDFVARAAPEVVEENRERREEWAAAKAKLQEALQRLSGA; encoded by the coding sequence ATGCTGGACAAGACGTATCGCCCGTCAGAGGTTGAGCCCAAGCATTACGAGCAATGGGAGAATTCGGGGGCCTTCGCCGCCCGCACCGAGTCCAACCAATCGCCCTATACCATCATGATGCCACCGCCGAACGTAACCGGCAGTCTGCACATGGGCCACGCGCTGACCTTCACCTTGCAGGACGTATTGATCCGCTATCATCGCATGGCCGGTCGTGACGCTCTGTGGCAACCGGGCACCGATCATGCCGGTATCGCCACCCAGATGGTGGTGGAACGCCAGTTGGAAGCCAAGGGCATCACCCGCCACGATCTGGGCCGCGACAAGTTCATCGAGCGTGTGTGGGAGTGGAAAGCTGAATCGGGCGGCACCATCACCCGCCAGCTTCGCCGCCTGGGCGCCTCGCCCGATTGGGCCAAGGAGCGCTTCACCATGGACGAGGGTCTGTCCGCCGCCGTCCGTAAAGTGTTCGTTACGCTTTACAAGCAGGGGCTGATCTATCGCGACAAGCGCCTGGTCAACTGGGACCCCAAGCTGCACACCGCCATTTCCGACCTGGAAGTGGAGCAGCGGGAAGTGAAGGGCCATATGTGGCACTTCAAGTACCCGGTCGAGGGCATGGCCGACACCTATATCACCGTCGCCACCACCCGCCCGGAAACCATGTTGGGGGACAGCGCCGTCGCCGTGCACCCCGAGGACGAGCGTTACACCCATCTGGTCGGCAAGATGGTGCGCCTGCCCATCGTCGGTCGCCTGATCCCCATCGTCGCCGACGAATATTCCGACCCGACCAAGGGCACCGGTGCGGTCAAGATCACTCCGGCCCACGATTTCAACGATTTCGAGGTCGGCAAGCGCCATGACCTGCCGCAGATCAACATCCTGGACCGTGACGCCAAGCTGAACGACGCGGTGCCCGAGGAATATCGCGGCATGGACCGCTACGACGCCCGTAAAAAGGTGGTCGCGGCCATGGAAGAACTGGGGCTGCTGGACAAAATCGAACCCAATCCCCACACCGTTCCCTATGGTGATCGTTCCGGTGTCGTCATCGAGCCGTGGCTGACCGACCAATGGTACGTGGATGCCGCTACCTTGGCCAAGCCGGCGCTGGAAGCGGTGGAAACCGGCAAGACCAAGTTCCATCCCAAGCATTGGGAAAACACTTATTACGAATGGATGCGCAACATCCAGCCGTGGTGCGTGTCGCGCCAGATCTGGTGGGGGCATCAGGTGCCAGCCTGGTACGGCCCCGATGGCCACGTCTTCGTCGAGGAAGTTGAGGCCGAGGCAAACGCCGCCGCCGCCGCCCATTACGGCCACAGCGTCGAACTGGTGCGCGATACCGACGTGCTGGATACCTGGTTCTCGTCGGCGCTTTGGCCGTTCTCGACTCTGGGCTGGCCGGAGCAGACGCCCGAACTGGCCCGTTACTATCCCACCGACGTGCTGGTCACCGGTTTCGACATCATCTTCTTCTGGGTCGCCCGCATGATGATGATGGGCATCCATTTCATGGGTGACGTGCCGTTCAAGGATATCTACATCCACGCCCTGGTCCGTGATGAAAAGGGCCAGAAGATGTCGAAGTCCAAGGGCAACGTCATCGACCCGCTGGATCTGATGGACAAGTACGGCTGCGACGCCGTGCGCTTTACCCTGGCCGCCCTGGCGGCCCAGGGCCGCGACATCAAGCTGGCCGAGGGCCGGGTCGAGGGCTATCGCAACTTCGCCACCAAACTGTGGAACGCCGCCCGCTTCTGCCAGATGAATGAATGTGCCCCGGTCGATGGTTTCGATCCCCGTGGGGTCACGGAAATCGTCAACCGCTGGGTTATCGGCAAGGTGGCGGAGACCGCCGACAAGGTGGCCCAAGCCTTGTCCGGCTATCGTTACGATGCCGCCGCCGGTGCCGCCTATCAGTTTGTGTGGGGAACTTTCTGCGACTGGTACCTGGAATTCGCCAAGCCCATCTTCAGCGGCAGCGACGAAGCGGCCAAGGCCGAGACCCGCGCCACCGCCGCCTGGGTTTTCGACACCATCTTGCACATTCTGCACCCATTCATGCCCTTCATCACCGAAGAGCTGTGGGCGCAGATGGGCGATGGCCGCGACGTCAAGCTGATGCTGCGCCCATGGCCGGTACTGCCCGGCCTGCACGATGCGGCGGCGGAAGAGGAAATGGATTGGGTGGTGCGGATGATTTCCACCATTCGCGGCGTTCGTTCCGAAATGAACGTGCCGCCGTCGACCCAGGTGGATTTGCTCGCCACCGGCCTGACCGCGACCAAAAAGCAGTGGGCCAAGACCCATGCCGAACTGATCAACCGTCTGGCCCGTCTGGCGGTGCTGGAAACCGCCGCCGATCCGCAGCGGGTGGCTCAGGCCTTTTCACACGGGGCGGCGCAGATGGTGGTGGACGAAGCCACGCTGGTCTTGCCCTTGGCCGGCGTCATCGACGTCGACAAGGAGCGTCAGCGCCTGGAAAAGGAAGTCACCCGCGTCGATGGCGAAATCGCCAAGGTCGATAAGAAATTCGCCAATCCTGACTTCGTCGCCCGGGCCGCCCCCGAGGTGGTCGAGGAAAATCGCGAACGGCGCGAGGAATGGGCCGCCGCCAAAGCCAAGCTGCAAGAAGCCTTGCAGCGCCTGTCGGGGGCGTGA
- a CDS encoding diguanylate cyclase domain-containing protein: MSDFAQRLTRALTIRYVAVLVIIGALAVGSFLGLVRVLMDAESGTAIVNASARQRALVERAADLAVQVQAGAVQAGKIEQDLHATLDRLETVHLGLLQGMPELKRPQPPVGRVKALYYGPDGALDADLRLFLQHGRGVLVSRRGDAAMAGDVAAMVEAVKGRLGQQLDALTGLYQQENLDRLRHMFGYHAAVVALVLFLLVLSAAAVFRPMVTRIRDDLGERLRIEKNLRESEDRLWRMLQESPVGVSASRRKDGLVVFANARFCEILRTDAKNLLGQRARNLYVDNQQLSDIVHELKDKGEINDAEVEFRRFDGEPFHSLLTVKASHFEGEPVNLAWIYDISAMKAAEEKLKLTAKVVESASEAVVITNAYNEIEYVNPAFTAITEYTAEEVLGQNPALWRSGRHDAEFYQSMWAALNDAGRWRGEIWNRRKSGEFYAEWLSIVAIKDDAGVVSHYIAIFSDITHRKEDEERVWRQANFDALTGLPNRALFVDRLSQAIRQSKRDGKKFALFFIDLDGFKQVNDSLGHAAGDLLLQQTAQRLVDCVRSSDTVARLAGDEFTCIVQGVHDSTDTSMVARKILERLAAPFDLDGKPAHVQGSVGIALYPDDGADGAELLKMADEAMYRVKRRGKNSFEFA; this comes from the coding sequence GTGTCGGATTTTGCCCAACGCCTGACCAGGGCTTTGACCATTCGCTATGTCGCCGTGCTGGTGATCATCGGCGCGCTGGCTGTCGGCTCGTTCCTGGGGCTGGTACGGGTTCTGATGGACGCGGAAAGCGGCACGGCCATCGTCAACGCTTCGGCCCGGCAGCGGGCCTTGGTCGAGCGCGCTGCCGATCTGGCGGTGCAGGTGCAGGCCGGCGCTGTCCAGGCCGGCAAGATCGAGCAGGATTTGCACGCCACCTTGGACCGCCTGGAAACCGTGCATTTGGGTTTACTGCAAGGCATGCCTGAATTGAAGCGCCCGCAACCGCCCGTGGGTCGGGTCAAGGCCTTGTATTATGGTCCCGATGGTGCTTTGGATGCGGATTTGCGGCTGTTCTTGCAACATGGCCGTGGCGTGCTGGTCTCGCGCCGTGGTGATGCGGCCATGGCTGGCGACGTGGCGGCCATGGTCGAGGCGGTGAAGGGGCGGCTGGGCCAGCAATTGGACGCTCTGACCGGGCTTTACCAGCAAGAGAATCTGGATCGGCTGCGACATATGTTCGGCTATCACGCTGCCGTCGTCGCTTTGGTTCTTTTCTTGCTGGTGCTGTCGGCTGCGGCGGTGTTCCGCCCCATGGTCACTCGTATTCGGGACGATCTGGGCGAGCGTCTGCGCATCGAAAAAAATCTGCGCGAATCGGAAGATCGCTTGTGGCGCATGTTGCAGGAAAGCCCCGTCGGCGTTTCCGCCTCGCGCCGCAAGGACGGCTTGGTGGTCTTCGCCAATGCCCGGTTTTGTGAAATCCTGCGCACCGACGCGAAGAATTTGTTGGGCCAGCGGGCTCGCAATCTGTACGTGGACAATCAGCAATTATCCGACATCGTCCACGAGTTGAAGGATAAGGGCGAGATCAATGATGCCGAGGTGGAGTTCCGCCGCTTCGACGGCGAGCCGTTTCACAGCCTGCTGACGGTCAAGGCGTCGCATTTCGAGGGCGAGCCGGTCAATCTGGCCTGGATTTACGACATTTCCGCCATGAAGGCGGCGGAAGAAAAGCTGAAGCTGACCGCCAAAGTGGTGGAAAGTGCCAGCGAAGCGGTGGTCATCACCAACGCCTATAACGAAATCGAATATGTGAACCCGGCCTTTACCGCCATCACTGAATACACGGCGGAAGAGGTTTTGGGACAAAACCCGGCGCTGTGGCGCTCTGGGCGTCACGATGCCGAGTTTTATCAAAGCATGTGGGCGGCCCTGAACGATGCAGGGCGCTGGCGCGGTGAAATCTGGAACCGCCGCAAGTCGGGCGAGTTCTATGCCGAGTGGCTGTCCATCGTCGCCATCAAGGATGATGCCGGTGTCGTCAGCCACTATATCGCCATTTTCTCGGACATCACCCATCGCAAGGAAGACGAGGAAAGGGTGTGGCGGCAGGCCAATTTCGACGCTCTGACCGGCTTGCCCAATCGCGCCTTGTTCGTCGACCGTCTCAGCCAGGCCATCCGTCAGTCCAAGCGCGACGGCAAGAAGTTCGCTCTGTTTTTCATCGATCTGGACGGTTTCAAGCAGGTCAATGACAGTCTGGGGCACGCTGCCGGCGATCTGTTGCTGCAACAGACCGCGCAGCGTCTGGTCGATTGCGTCCGTTCGTCCGATACCGTTGCCCGCCTGGCAGGGGACGAATTCACCTGCATCGTTCAGGGCGTGCACGACAGTACAGACACCTCCATGGTGGCGCGCAAGATATTGGAACGTCTCGCCGCTCCCTTCGACCTGGACGGTAAGCCCGCCCATGTTCAGGGGTCGGTCGGTATCGCCCTTTATCCAGATGATGGCGCTGATGGGGCGGAATTGCTGAAAATGGCCGACGAGGCCATGTACCGGGTCAAGCGCCGGGGTAAGAACAGCTTCGAATTCGCGTAA
- a CDS encoding bacteriohemerythrin, with the protein MAVFLQWNSEYELGVPAMDADHRDLMEMCNHFLTLVESQSSPTLLADSLDRLILRTRAHFLAEERMLDRHGYPALVIHKAEHERLIREAESLSDGLRTDDGERDLPTIIAETSDFLKSWLLEHIRNNDRPYKPFLRSLN; encoded by the coding sequence ATGGCTGTATTCCTGCAATGGAACAGTGAATACGAGTTAGGCGTTCCCGCCATGGATGCCGATCACCGCGACCTGATGGAAATGTGCAACCATTTCCTCACCCTGGTCGAGAGCCAATCATCCCCAACCCTGCTGGCCGACAGTCTTGACCGCCTGATCCTGCGGACCCGCGCCCATTTCCTGGCGGAAGAACGTATGCTTGATCGCCACGGCTATCCGGCCCTGGTGATCCACAAGGCGGAACATGAACGGCTGATCCGTGAGGCCGAATCGCTGAGCGATGGATTGCGTACGGACGATGGAGAAAGGGATTTGCCCACCATCATCGCCGAGACCTCGGATTTTCTGAAATCCTGGCTGCTGGAGCACATCCGCAACAACGACCGTCCCTACAAACCGTTCCTGCGCAGTTTGAATTAG